The following coding sequences are from one Lysinibacillus sp. FSL W8-0992 window:
- a CDS encoding DNA topoisomerase III: MAKSVVIAEKPSVARDIARVLNCNKKGNGYLEGDKYIVTWALGHLVTLADPESYDVKYKTWNLEDLPMLPERLKLTVIKQTGKQFNAVKSQLTRGDVGEIIVATDAGREGELVARWIIDKVKINKPIKRLWISSVTDKAIKDGFANLKPGKAYDNLYASAVARSEADWYIGLNATRALTTRFNAQLNCGRVQTPTVAIIAAREDEIKHFKAQTYYGIEAQTNDHLKLTWQDTKGNSRSFDKDKIDAIVKKLGRNNATVTDIEKKPKKTFAPGLYDLTELQRDANKIFGYSAKETLNIMQKLYEQHKVLTYPRTDSRYISQDIVATLPERLKACGIGEYRPLANKLLNKPIKTSKAFVDDSKVSDHHAIIPTEGYVNSSAFSDKERKIYDLVVKRFLAVLFPAFEYEQLTLRAKIADESFVARGKTILSAGWKEVYENRFDDEDTTDDLQEQILPRIDKGDTLQIKLIAQTSGQTKPPARFNEATLLSAMENPTKYMGTNDKKLADTLKSTGGLGTVATRADIIEKLFNSFLIEKRGAKDIYITSKGRQLLDLVPEELKSPTLTAEWEQKLEAIANGKLKKDVFISEMKNYTKEIVSEIKASDKKYKHDNISTKSCPDCGKPMLEVNGKKGKMLVCQDRECGHRKNVARVTNARCPQCKKKLELRGEGDGQIFVCKCGHREKLSAFEARRKKEGGGKVDKRSVQKYLKQQNNDEPVNNAMAEALKGLKLD; this comes from the coding sequence ATGGCTAAAAGTGTAGTAATAGCTGAAAAACCATCAGTAGCTCGCGATATTGCGCGTGTATTGAACTGCAATAAAAAAGGAAACGGTTATCTTGAAGGGGATAAATACATCGTTACATGGGCACTAGGTCATCTTGTAACATTAGCAGACCCTGAAAGCTATGACGTGAAATACAAAACGTGGAATTTAGAAGATTTACCAATGTTACCTGAACGCTTAAAACTGACAGTTATTAAACAAACAGGTAAACAATTTAATGCGGTAAAAAGCCAACTGACGCGCGGTGATGTAGGAGAAATCATTGTGGCAACTGATGCTGGCCGCGAAGGTGAACTCGTAGCACGTTGGATTATTGATAAAGTAAAGATAAATAAGCCGATTAAACGTTTATGGATTTCTTCTGTAACTGATAAAGCCATTAAAGACGGGTTTGCTAACTTAAAACCAGGCAAGGCCTACGATAATTTATATGCTTCCGCTGTTGCCCGTTCAGAAGCAGACTGGTATATCGGACTAAATGCTACTCGTGCTTTAACAACGCGTTTTAATGCACAGCTAAACTGCGGTCGTGTACAAACACCAACAGTGGCAATTATTGCGGCGCGCGAAGATGAAATCAAGCATTTTAAAGCACAAACTTATTACGGTATTGAAGCTCAGACTAACGATCATTTAAAACTGACATGGCAAGATACAAAGGGTAATAGTCGTAGCTTTGATAAAGATAAAATTGACGCTATCGTTAAAAAGCTTGGTAGAAACAATGCAACTGTTACTGACATTGAAAAGAAACCGAAGAAAACTTTTGCTCCAGGTTTATATGATTTAACAGAGTTGCAACGTGATGCGAATAAAATTTTTGGCTATTCTGCAAAAGAAACGCTGAATATTATGCAAAAATTATATGAGCAGCACAAAGTATTAACGTATCCACGTACAGACTCTCGCTATATTTCACAAGACATTGTTGCAACTCTACCAGAACGTTTAAAAGCTTGTGGTATTGGTGAATACCGTCCACTTGCAAATAAGCTTTTAAATAAACCAATTAAAACGTCGAAGGCATTTGTTGATGATAGTAAAGTTTCTGATCACCATGCGATTATTCCGACAGAAGGCTATGTCAATTCTTCTGCATTCTCCGATAAGGAACGTAAAATTTACGACCTTGTTGTGAAAAGATTTTTAGCTGTTCTTTTCCCTGCTTTTGAATATGAGCAACTGACATTACGTGCAAAAATCGCTGATGAAAGCTTTGTCGCGCGCGGGAAAACAATCCTATCAGCTGGCTGGAAGGAAGTATATGAAAATCGTTTTGACGATGAGGATACAACAGATGATTTGCAAGAACAAATCCTTCCGCGCATAGACAAGGGCGACACACTTCAGATTAAACTGATCGCACAAACATCTGGCCAAACGAAGCCACCAGCCCGCTTTAACGAGGCAACGCTATTATCGGCGATGGAAAATCCGACGAAATATATGGGGACGAACGATAAAAAATTAGCCGATACTTTAAAATCTACAGGTGGTTTAGGTACAGTAGCAACTCGCGCTGATATAATCGAAAAGCTCTTTAATTCATTTTTAATTGAAAAACGTGGTGCTAAAGATATTTACATCACTTCAAAAGGCAGACAACTGCTTGATTTAGTTCCAGAGGAGTTAAAATCCCCTACCCTTACAGCTGAATGGGAGCAAAAGCTCGAAGCGATTGCCAATGGAAAACTGAAAAAAGATGTATTTATTAGCGAAATGAAAAATTATACGAAGGAAATTGTTTCTGAAATTAAGGCAAGTGATAAAAAATATAAGCACGATAATATTTCTACTAAATCTTGCCCTGATTGTGGTAAACCGATGCTTGAAGTTAACGGCAAAAAAGGCAAAATGCTTGTTTGTCAGGACCGTGAATGTGGTCACCGCAAAAATGTAGCACGTGTGACAAATGCTCGCTGCCCTCAATGTAAGAAAAAACTCGAGCTTCGTGGTGAAGGCGATGGGCAAATCTTTGTATGTAAATGTGGGCATCGCGAAAAATTATCTGCATTTGAAGCGCGCCGTAAAAAAGAAGGCGGCGGTAAAGTCGATAAACGCTCAGTTCAAAAATATTTAAAGCAACAAAATAATGATGAACCAGTAAACAACGCAATGGCTGAAGCCTTAAAAGGACTAAAACTCGATTAA
- a CDS encoding LacI family DNA-binding transcriptional regulator produces the protein MTTIYDIAKKANVSPMTVSRVINNKGNISEKTRKKVEAVIQELNYIPNSAARSLNIKKTKLLSLVIPDITNPFFTKVARGAADKANQLGYQLMLCNTDEDPEKESGYIDALISKMVDGVIIAPTGNQSKKNLKKLVKNKVPFTLIDRMIDDLPCDMVLGNNHEGTRALVQHLIDRGHKKIALIHAPLDISTSKERYQTYVDTLKVNDLSFNKNLVIQTHYKQEEEEWDTINGLLLLPEEERPTAIFAANNFIAINAITTLRNKNIRVPEDIAVVCFDDLEPYSNLDPFFTVASQPAYDFGYMGTQLVIERVEGNGPSEYRKINLQPKLIVRKSSSTSIV, from the coding sequence GTGACAACAATATATGATATTGCAAAAAAAGCTAATGTTTCTCCTATGACTGTTTCAAGAGTTATTAACAATAAAGGCAATATTAGCGAGAAAACAAGAAAAAAAGTAGAAGCTGTTATTCAAGAATTAAACTATATCCCCAACTCCGCTGCCAGAAGTTTAAATATTAAAAAAACGAAGCTCCTTTCATTAGTTATTCCTGATATTACAAACCCTTTCTTTACAAAGGTTGCTAGAGGTGCAGCAGATAAGGCTAATCAACTAGGCTACCAGCTTATGTTGTGCAATACTGACGAAGATCCAGAAAAAGAAAGTGGCTATATAGATGCTCTTATTTCGAAAATGGTAGACGGCGTCATTATTGCGCCTACTGGAAATCAGTCTAAAAAAAACTTAAAAAAGCTTGTGAAAAACAAAGTTCCCTTTACGTTAATTGATAGGATGATAGATGATCTTCCATGCGATATGGTATTGGGCAATAATCATGAGGGAACAAGAGCGTTAGTTCAGCATTTAATTGATCGAGGACATAAGAAGATTGCGCTTATTCATGCACCGTTAGATATTTCCACATCCAAAGAGCGTTATCAAACGTATGTAGACACATTGAAAGTAAATGATCTGTCTTTTAATAAAAATTTGGTTATCCAAACACATTATAAACAAGAAGAAGAAGAATGGGACACTATCAATGGTTTACTGCTATTACCTGAGGAAGAACGACCTACTGCCATCTTCGCAGCTAATAACTTTATAGCGATTAACGCAATTACAACACTGCGCAACAAAAATATCCGAGTGCCAGAAGATATTGCCGTTGTGTGCTTCGACGACTTAGAGCCTTATTCAAATTTGGACCCTTTCTTCACAGTAGCTTCACAGCCCGCATATGACTTTGGTTATATGGGGACACAATTAGTTATTGAACGAGTTGAAGGAAACGGACCAAGCGAATATCGCAAAATTAATCTTCAACCAAAACTTATCGTGAGAAAATCTTCAAGTACTTCTATTGTTTAA
- a CDS encoding amidohydrolase family protein, producing the protein MIIDSHQHFWKLSRNDYKWLTEDLLELYRDYMPNDLYPILNEHQIEKTIVVQAAPTINETLFLLDLFEEHEWIAGVVGWLDFTELNFKQHLEELLQHPGFVGVRPMLQDLDEDDWILRKDVLKNIELLVQYDVPLDLLIKPRHFPYILELLKTFPQLRVVVNHIAKPNIAKQQIDGWKEAMGEIAMYPNVMCKLSGLVTEATHKNWAIEEFQPFINHVVNVFGTNRVMFGSDWPVCNLSGTYNDVLAILMENLPTNLLGKDLEMIFGENAKRFYKL; encoded by the coding sequence ATGATAATCGATTCACATCAACATTTTTGGAAGTTATCAAGGAATGATTATAAATGGTTAACCGAAGATTTACTAGAGCTTTATCGTGATTATATGCCTAACGATTTATATCCAATTTTAAATGAACATCAAATTGAAAAAACAATAGTAGTCCAAGCGGCCCCTACAATCAATGAAACTTTATTTTTATTAGATTTATTTGAAGAGCATGAATGGATTGCAGGTGTGGTCGGCTGGTTAGATTTTACAGAATTAAACTTTAAGCAACATTTAGAGGAGTTGCTACAACATCCTGGTTTTGTAGGTGTGCGACCTATGTTACAAGATTTAGATGAGGATGATTGGATTTTAAGAAAAGATGTATTAAAGAACATTGAACTTCTTGTACAGTATGATGTTCCGCTAGATCTTTTAATAAAGCCAAGGCATTTTCCTTACATACTAGAATTATTAAAAACATTTCCTCAATTGAGAGTAGTAGTAAACCACATAGCTAAGCCAAATATTGCAAAGCAACAAATAGATGGCTGGAAAGAAGCTATGGGTGAAATTGCGATGTACCCGAATGTGATGTGTAAACTTTCAGGATTAGTGACAGAAGCAACTCATAAAAACTGGGCGATTGAAGAATTTCAGCCCTTTATCAACCATGTGGTAAACGTCTTTGGAACGAATCGAGTAATGTTTGGAAGTGATTGGCCTGTATGTAATTTATCAGGTACATACAACGATGTGCTGGCGATACTTATGGAAAACTTACCTACAAACTTACTTGGAAAAGATTTAGAAATGATATTTGGAGAAAATGCCAAGCGTTTTTATAAATTATAA
- a CDS encoding UxaA family hydrolase, whose product MAEMVYQQGIACIVMDEKDNVTTLLTDVKKGESVIYTKGNQTYELTLQQDVSFGHKVAIAPINKAEEIVKYGEVIGAATTAIQIGEHVHVHNIEGIRGRGDKSAGGVK is encoded by the coding sequence ATGGCAGAAATGGTGTATCAACAAGGGATAGCTTGCATTGTAATGGATGAAAAGGATAATGTAACAACCCTTTTAACGGATGTAAAAAAAGGTGAAAGTGTGATTTACACAAAAGGTAATCAAACATATGAATTAACTTTGCAACAAGATGTTAGCTTTGGACATAAAGTTGCGATTGCTCCTATCAATAAGGCTGAGGAAATTGTGAAGTACGGTGAAGTAATCGGAGCAGCAACTACTGCTATTCAGATAGGGGAGCATGTACATGTTCACAATATCGAGGGCATACGCGGACGCGGAGATAAAAGTGCAGGAGGTGTGAAATGA